The following is a genomic window from Puntigrus tetrazona isolate hp1 chromosome 20, ASM1883169v1, whole genome shotgun sequence.
CACATTTTCTAGTGTAACTATTTTAACGGTACAGAATTCCCCAGGTTTACCTCGTCTTTATTCCTCTGTTGTCCCAGATACTTCAATTCAGTAAATTGGATGAAAGAATACAGTCGATTTTTGAGGACGCCTTTGCAATGCTCGGTCGTCTTGACAACATCTCCTTCGTGATGGGGTTCCATCCTCAGTATCTGGAGAGCTTTCTTAAGACACAGCATTACCTGCTTCAGATGGACGGCCCATTGTCTCTGCACTGCAGACATTACATAGGGATAATGGTGAGACTGCAGTCTGTATTTCGGCATACAGCTCAAAAGTTGAATTGATGGATTTTTCTAAATTCGTATTTGTCTTTAACAGGCTGCTGCCAGGCACCAGTGCACGTATCTGGTCAACCTGCACGTGAATGACTTTCTGCAGGTCGGAGGTGATCCCAAGTGGTTAAATGGTCTGGAAGAAGCCCCTCAAAAGCTGCAGGCTCTTGGAGAGCTCAATAAGATCCTGGCCCATCGCCCGTGGTTGCTCACCAAAGAACACATTGAGGTATGATTCCACAGTCTCACATGGATGTTAGGCTACTCTGACAAGCATAATGTTATTGTACaatgtataatgtttttataactaTTAGGTATTACCTCAGTCTGGTTTTAGTAGGTATGAATTTTATTAGATGTAATGCAGTTACAATAATATGTGCCAATTAATTGGTGCTGTGTTTTTTGGggcaaatctgaaaatgtatttaaaagtgtatatatagtgATTTGGATGATCCTGTACTATATGTATGAATCTAATTAAAAGTATGTTAGAGTCTGAATAAATATTAGTTTGGATATTATTGGGGGTGcctaatgtacaaaaaaaattcacgtAGAAACAACTGTCccgtttgtatttatttaatagtataatgtattatttctttggagaaaaaaattgcttcacagcttaatattttaatattttaaaatatttgtcaaatgttataatgtatgattaaaaaaaaaaaaaaaaaaaaaaagtccttaccttaaaaaaacgaaaacaatATAACAATCAATATTTTACTTGATTGTTACGACATGAGTCAATAAACTGAACCCtttcatgaaaaatgtttttcaaaaccaCCTGAAACCAATACTAATACCAAGAGTACATTTCTAAGAATTGGATTTCTcgaatcttttttcttttctttgctgtGGACACTAATAGAGTTCTTTGAACCTCTTTTGTAACAGCGTCTACTGAAGGCAGAGGAACACAGCTGGTCGCTGGCCGAGCTGATCCATGTTGTGGTGCTACTCACACTCTATCACTCTCTGGCCTCCTTTACGTTTGGTTGCGGCATCAACCCTGACATCCACGCAGATGGAGGACATACGTTCAGGCCTCCCTCGGTCAGCGGTTACTGCGTTTGTGACATTGCCAATGGCAACGGTGCTCTGGAGGAGATGTTTGGGAACCAGCAGGTGAGGGAAATATATTCAAAGGAGATTCTCTAATATTTGATAGCCGTACTAAAAAGGGATCTGTGGAATGCATGGAGTGCAGGGTTCCGATTCCTGACCGTACAATGTACATAAACATGTTGACCTAGATTCCTGTATGCGTGTGTTTAGATGTCCGAGTTGTCTGGTGAGGTGGAAGTGCTGATGGAGAAGATGAAGCAGCTCCAGGAATGTCATGACGAAGAGGAAGCCAGTCAGGAAGAAATGGCCACTCGTTTTGAGAGGGAGAAGACAGAGAGCATGCTGGTGGTCACCTCAGGTAAGttgcctgtttttatttttgtttttttttaagtttcataCAACAATTTTTTCAGGACGACTTGCATTAAAAGAACGTTTTGGTCAACAGAGGATGAGGAGTGCGTACCATCCAGAGATGTTTCACGACACTTTGAAGACCCTAGTTATGGCTACAAGGACTTTTACAGAAGAGGAGAACATGTACCCACCCTCAGAGTGCAGGTGAGAAGAAACTGTTGCCGCTGGCATTTAACAGGggaaactaaaaaataaaataactaaaaatatgatatttttttttatccttcaCAGGACTATAGTTGGGAAGATCATGGATTTTCCCTCGTTAATCGTCTGTATCCGGATTTTGGACAGCTTCTGGATGAAAAGTTCCAGATCGCATTCAATTTGACATACAACACGATGGCAACACACCAGGGTGTGGACACGTCCATGCTTCGCCGAGCCATCTGGAACTACATCCATTGCATGTTCGGGATTCGGTAAGTCTCTccgctttttttcatttcttaagacattattattagatgttagccattttattttttattgaggttttttcattcttattgctgaggtatttttttctctgtctgcaACAGGTACGATGATTATGATTACGGAGAAATTAACCAATTGCTAGACCGCAGTTTTAAAGTCTACATCAAAACTATGGTGCGCACTCCAGAGAAGATCACCAAGAGAATGTACGACAGCTTCTGGAGGCAGTTCCAGCACTCTGAGAAAGTAAGAAGCACTGTagacgaaaaaaaaagaaaagatatttaGAGGTTAAATCGACTCGAATTAagcgcttttgttttgttttttttcaggtccACGTTAATTTGCTTCTTATGGAAGCGCGCATGCAGGCAGAACTGCTCTACGCTCTGAGAGCTATCACCCGCTACATGACATGAAGTGCTGTTCTTGTCTAccttcatcatttttttttactgttgttgACATTGGacacttaaataaatgtaaaaacaacaaaaaaatggaaaaaaacaaaactgtggaAGAAGAACGGGCGGCAGTGGACGGCGAGGACAAGgttgttttgttaaaagaaggaaaaaaaaaaacacaacaactgTCAACTGAAGCTACTTGCTGAATCACTTGTGTGGCTGCTCAGCCTGCAGTGCCAAAACTGGCCACTGGGGGGAGTGGGGCCGTCTGAGCAGAATCCCTCTAGTGTGTAAGAGGACAAGCTGAGACTGCGAGCTTCTGGAGGCCAGACCTCTTTAGTATTTCAAATGCATCTGCGATAAGATGCCACATAATCATATCTTCTTTTTGTGagatgagatttaaaaaaaacaaacacaaaaatagcaacTCCAGCGCCAGTGCAGAAAGACTGCACTAACATGACTATCTATctactagtttttttttttttttttttcatattgttttatattgtttttattttttgttcagcaGTGGCTAGAGATAGAAGCATTACTGATTTTGCATAAACGCGTGCCTAGTCATGCGCAGCACTGGCAACAGATGCTGAGGTGCCGTCTGTTCATGCTGCTTTTCTCAACTGAGAGGCCTCAAGACACCCAAACCATCACCCATTTGTATAAGCTAATCCAGGAACGATTGTgtcagtgtgagtgtgagagcgCAATTCAAAAGTAATAGCTGTCTGAGCCCATGTTAGAGTTTACTGTAAGACACCACTTTGTTTCATTGTGACATTTCCAATGTGTGAATGCTATTGGGGgtatagagagaaaaaaaatccgaACATAGGCTCTTTTTTGGGGTTTCAcgcattaaaaatatcaaagcacttttaaaaaaaaaaatgttaagcttCAGCTTTTATGTAGCCATTTTGTTTCGATGACcgttttctatcttttttttttttttatttgtgttagtGACTTTCAAAGCGGAAAGGTCTTCCTTTTGTGATGTGCTTCCTGTTGCTCTGATCCATCCGCCTTATCTGTCTTCCTTTGAATGCACGGTCATCTTAActccttgtttttgttttggggtttattATAACTAAATACCTCCTGTTATGTATCCTTAAATATCTAAGTGCTGTCTGGTGAGCAGAACTTCGTCTTACGTGGCTGCCTGTCATGCGCTACAATCTGTACAGAGCTAGACGCTAAACCAGGCGACCCGCACGCTTGTTCTCATTATCAGAACTTTAACCAGTGTAACTAAGCAGTTTTGTTTCGAgagtgcgtgcgtgcgtgtgtgtgcgtgcgtgtgtgtgtgtttcttttcaaGCGGGGTGGATTCTctgctgtctttttttgtttactaaacCAGTTAAGTACTGCATTCTGATGATGGCAGGACTAGAGGGATGGTACTTTTTCTCTTGGAGGTGGATATGAGGAGGTTTTAAGTCAGACTTGAGAGACTGATGTCAGTTACTGACAATTTTATAAGAaactatttgttaaaaaaataataaaacatggtATTTCACTGGTTGtatcatttgtaatttaatcAAACTTTCGGTTTTCTTCTCAAAAAGTCAAATCGGGATGATGCATTACACCAAACGTCCAGTATTAAATAAGATTTGAACACTCCAAACATCTCATACCACAAGAACTGAAGGTTATTTTTGTgcttaataacaacaacacgcTTTGAAGGTATAATTTATATAGCCTTTAGGTaacataattaatgtttttatgtccCATGAACATCCACCCACCAGCAGAGACCCTTGTAGCAAAGTGATATATCAGAACAGACACTACAGGCCTATAGAAAAGCATCCCCTGCTGTGCACTAATGATTTAAACACAATGTTGAATGCGGCAATTCATCCTCTCACAGCGAGGATTAAAGAAAGCAACATTGTTGATATGGGAACCTTTAAGAAAACTTTCCCTTATGTTGTTTGTAATTTCCTTGTTTGTGGTTATGAGGGTGATGGTCATTAGTGCCGGTAAATGGTTATTAAATGGAAATCACCATAGACTAGTTGttactcattttaaaagaaaaatgcgaGAAGCTGTGTTCCCCTTTAACAACGATAAAATATCTTGTTCTTTTCTGACAAATTCCCTTGGATGTTGTGCAGGAGTTAAACAGCTTCGCATAATGGAGAGTGAGAGGGTAACGTTAAACCACAGTAAATAGTGATTTGAATAAATTTCACGAAAAATCCCATTTTGgacatttgtttttaagcatGTATGTAAATGACCTCTAGGGCAGCTTTGTAAACTTCATATTAATGTATAGACCTTAGCTGTAAAGTGTAACCCGTTAAAAGGAGGGAAGCCAGTGCCATATTATATCAGTTTGATGTGATTGTATTAAGAAAGTACGACAATGTTTCTATTCTATGTTCCTTACAGACTTTTCTGGAAGTGTCTGTTTAATAAAGTCTTTGAGATCATGGAGATGCTCTTGAGTGATTTTTTGCACGTAACAttaatttagtgtttatgaATGTAGGCTGGCCTTCTGTCTGACACAATTCATgcttttatggttttaaattatattatatatatatatatatatatatatatatatatatatatatatatatatatatatatatatatatatgcaataaacatttgaactattttgtaaaaaaaaaaaaaaggtaaattagGACAAATTTCTGAaacatatattcaaaatatccgaagaaacattatattaaagtGCAATATACACACCGACTCATGCCTCGGCTTGTAGGTGAACATAcggtacatatatacacacacagacaagcgTGTGACATCTAGAGAGCAGGAGCGTGTCAGTGGAGCTTACGAAATCATGCCAGTAGTGTCTTCGATATAAAAACGCTGTCTAAGCCTCTCAGCTACAGGCAAAAAGAGaagttcccagcatgcttcCTGAACCTGTCTGACTCCATCATCAGAAGGCCACTGCAAAGCTCCTCTGTCTgtccaaaacacacaacaaaacgTCTACATTAATTTCATACAAAATTCATGCCATATTTgtacacatatatgtacatatatatatagatagatagatatagatagtattatatatgtttCACGGTTTATcactttttgtcattaattcCACCAAGTTAGCATACTATAATTCCAATCCTGATGCTTGTGTTTTTACCAACGTAAAGCCGCAATATCTCCAACATCTCTTGAGTGTGTTGCAGCTCTCCACCTAAAGAGCAGTTCCAGAGAGTCTGACACACCACAGCAGCTAAATGCCAGTCCTGAGGCCCAAAGTCACGCAGACAGTCAATAAGCCTGCAATATGAAGAGAGACAATACACAGTACTTATACATATTACAGTACACTTAAAAGTTGAAAGCACTCTAAAGAGTGAAGAGAATTACTTCCGGACGGTTCCCGTGGCCCTCAGCATGGCCCTGTTGTCTGGATCTGCAGACAGGTTGATGAGAACTCCACatgcagagaaacacacatcAGGGGTCTTGGAGTCCAGGAGGGTTACCACATACTGCTCCACTGGGACGCAAAAGACCAACACAAATGTTAGCCACTGGGGGTTTGGGGACAGAAAAAGTGTCAGAGAGGGTGTCTCACACCTTTGTGCTGCACGATGAAGTGTCTCACGTCTTTGATCTGCGACAGATTTCCAAACACACGTGTGGCCTCCAAAACAACCTCCATACTGGAGCTCAGCAAGAGCTTTAGTAGCACTGCAACGACAGAAGGACAGGCAGGAGGGGGACATTACTGGAGGACGGAGACAGATGCAACATACAGGCTGTGTTcacatacacacccacacacactcgtcTTACactgtgagatgtgtgtgtgctgggaaCGGACCACTGAGCTCTCGCCTTGGTAGAAAGACAGGTTGTTGATGGTGGCCACGGCATTAATCACTAACTCTTCACTCTCCTGCACGCACATGCACTCTGAGAGACAAGGAGAAAGACACAGAAAACTGAACTCAGAAcagcataaatattaaaaatagggATGCATTATAAATGATGAGTAGCCTATTTTAACTGTGCAGGTTTATTTGCATGATCTGGACTACATTTGCTCTCACCTAACACTCATTCAAAGCACATAATTGTATCTTAGTGATACTAAAACAATACTGACCTCAAAATGAATACCGATGCATTATAATGCTGTTTTGCCTAAATTCgcatttagaatttaaaacaacttaaacTTAATAAACATATTCAATAACCAggcttgtttgtatttttttgcttgcttgatttttttaaattttggatTGATTCATTACATTTGTCTAACCACAGTTTAACTACAAACGCCATGTTGCTTGTCTGCTTTTGTAGAGTAGGTAGAgacaaattgaattgaattgataGAATTCAAACAACGGTTTCAATCAGAAACGAAACAAAGAAATCGGAAAAAGTCACCAAATCatcaaaaaacaaactgttGCAGAGATTCCGTCGTGGCTTTGTTTCAACTTAATTTAGTCGTCAAAGCAAAAATAGACAGTAACTGctataagtatttttatttccacCCCATTAAAGGGAATACTACCGTGCCGAATATTTTATTTCGCATTCACCCGTCTAGACAAGTTATAGTACAGCAGACTGAACATTAGATCTCCCAGGTGTCACTTCCTCCTTAAGTTTGAAAACCGTTTGTGTGAATTTTACTGTCAGTACTTGACGATAAATCTGAAATTGCAATCTGCCAGCATGTGTGACTGTATTAAGATCCTGTAGTTCTCGTTCAAAGTGCGGTTTGCTCTGTCAGTGTTTGTGCGTCATGCTGCAAAGCGCGTGTTCGTTTCGAAACACCTTTTGTTGTGGTAAATGCTCTGTCATTGTTACCCTTGATTTCTCagtttctttttccttctcgatttttattttcatcataacaggatgtcattttaatgtaccAGACATAAAGTAGATCAGCGAGAAACAATAAATCCCCCACCCATTTCCTCTCTTAACTGTCCACATTTCGGTTCTAAAAACTACAGCATCCTTTAACTGTCGTTTCTAAATGCAGGAATCGAGCAGAACCTTTTGATATTCTTTCTCGCGTTCTCAAAATGACACGGGATGTATATTTCCACAGGACACAAATCTCGTTCTCTATTTcaaaaaggaaatgcaaaacCACCTCTTCACCCTAACAAGCCTGCTTTTGAAACGTTCACATGCAGACCCAAAACCGAGCTTCCATCCATCACCATCAAACCACAGTGCAACATGTCtgagaacacaaaaaaaaaaaaaaaaggagctgtgcataaaaaaataaaataaaaaaaaaacatacagtctGGCTCTTCTCATCATTGGAGAGGATGCTGTAACTTGAGGGCCTGTGCCAGTAACTGACGTGGAGAGGACAGCATGTGACTGCACTGTGCAGGGAAACCAACTTGCACATTCATTCAAGTTCAAGGAAGTAAACCTCCTTGCCAAAAAATGacttaagtaaaaatatatgaataaatacataaatgctgaagtaaattaaaacaaatgaataaagaaatatagaaataaatgaatgaataaataaacaaataaatgtagaaatacataaataaatacatggacaaatataaaagctgaaataaataaataaataaatgcagatatgtataaataaatgaataaatagatttataaatttatttataaacaaatcatttttgccCAGTGTATGATCAGCCTTTACCCTttcccttacaggaaactttctgCTATTTCAGATTTTGATGCCATGATTTTCATACTGAAGTTGCTCATGCGTTGTGAAGGTAAAGTTAGTCAAGTAAACAGGCTAACTAGGCTGATTGTTATCTTGTGTTTGTTCCAAAGTGAGTTATAGAAAAGATTGTTCTGACTGGTTTGCCCAATCCTGCATTGAGATGTtacagaaatgcataaaaaatgcattaaaaagttctttattcattcattaatacatatctgcatttatttattcattaatttattcttacatgcatttattttagcatttatttattcatttatgtatttctacattaatttattaatttattttatacatttatttatgaatatatttatgtatttattcataattaagtaatttttgTCGTCCATAACACTTAGCTTGAAACATATGTGTTGTCCCATCGCTTCTGATAAGAATTGGTCACATACACACAATGCTTTTAGGGCGACAACCGTGAATGCATTGCAGTATCTGTGAAGTACGTTCCCAGTGGGTTTTCCGGGTAacacgttttttgtttttctttggattgttgttgttgttgttgttgaacaaactattaactaattaaccatagagagtgtgtgtttatttcacgattatgttttttttacccagCACTTCCAGCAGCAGCTGTACACACAGTGTGTTGGCAGCCAGTGCCGTGCCCACGGTGGGATGGATGGCCAGGTTGGCCAGCAGTCTGATCAGTTTGACCAGGACGTCCTCTCTCTCAGGGACACGGCATTGCTCAGGGGACGATGGCGTTTCCTGGTAGACCTGAAAAAGATCTAAGAGGACATCTATCCCACCTTCCTCCTCATAGACTCTCTCTCTGGCTTCAGTGCTCTTGGCTGTCAGATTTCCTAGTGTGAACAGAAGACGCACAACTAGGTCctgcacataaaaaaagacaagtgtGTTTACTAGTAGGTCTAAATTAAGGTAACAACACATGCACATctatccatgcatccatccatccatgggTAGTTGATGTATCATGTATGGCgtgacagcaaaaataaaaaaaacctctctcaaaaaaaaaagaatacacttTTCTCATGTTATTCTACATTTTTGTTCACACCATAGAATACAAtcccatttttatttgccattgacccatatatataatcatttttgtGATAGTTGTTAATGAGTCACTTGTTTGTCCCGAACAGTTTGTTCGgatattactatataaataatattacaattatttatacttttttatatttatattatatagttattatatatattatattaataatttatacttATACTTAAATAACCATGCAAACACTAGAATTGTAGATCAGCGGCATACATAtctaaaatatgtacataatatatgtaaataaaatctaaaagcacaaaaaaaaacattttacattaaatatactgcacacaaacaaatactattaaatacacacatgtaatGTTAACTCTGATGTTTAGggttaacattacatttatttactaaaataaattgtgacatAAATTaggatttaatataaaaacaaaaactatttacagGCCTGATGTTTGATTTGATGGTTCACTAAACTCCTGTTAAATCTAGTTAACTTTAATTTGTCAGATGGTTTGAACAGAATTTCACCAACTCCTTTGTTTCCTTATAGAATGAATGAGAAAGTGGGTTGTAGAGAGTGATCTCTGCTAGTAGTCTAGAGGACAGTATGTCCCTATGTAAAGGCACAGCGTGTGTGTGGAACTGTTTATGATACCTAGTACACAGTGTGAACTGTTTATTCTTTATGAGTTTGGGAGCACATGATCTCATTACTCTTAGTGccagaaggaaagagagagaagaacatCTGAACTGTCTGTACcgaaataaaatgaacagaaaaacatatatacacacaccttcATAGGCCACTGCTCAAGTTTCACTTACGAGCAGAAAGCGGAACATGCAGCTTatatgtttacatgtgtgtgtacgCTTGTTTCAGCATATGTCTGAGCGTGTATGGACACTGCACAGACACTTGGGCCAAATTCACCTGTTTCCTGCTGTGTTTGCCTAGCAGATCCAAAAATAGGCTGCAGCAACGTGGCGTCTCAGCTAGTGCATGACAGCATTCAGTGTAGGTGGACAGCTTGCTGGAGACCGAACACACAAGCATATTCACACACATCAAGCGGCACAGCTTTATCTACATTAATCAAAAAGCTCAATTCCTCAAACTAAAATTAGACCTCACCTCAGCTGGcggatatttaaaatgtattttacagcaTGCATTACAAAACTTTTAACCAGTGGTTCTCATGGCTGGGGGCCATTACAGGGCCTAAGAAAACTGCATCGAAAAATGGATAAGAAGTGATTTTATCCAAGTGCAATTTCTAAGCCTGGAAAAGTTCTaatcttaatatattaaaaaacagattaataaatctTCTAACTCTATTAgcattttagaaaatacattttctagataaaaaaaaattccactaCAGAAAATACTGGCCTTGTACTTAAAAAGGTTTTGAATCACTATTCAATTACTCaattaaaaaactgcatttgaatGTACACAGACACATATCACAATGATAGCTGACTAGTAGGCTCACCTAAATATTCGGGCCACATAAATGCAGACGTCGAGGTCATTGCGGTGGTTCTCCAGAATCAAACAAAGAGTAGAGAATGCCTTGTTGGACAGGAAGGAAGGCCGAGACTCTGACTGGTCAGCTATATTTCTCAAAGCTGCTGTGACCTAGAAAGGGTCAAGAGGTTGAGATTGTAAGCAACTGTGTTTAAGAAACATTCACTCGCACAAAAGAAATGTAGGAGTATGTGTGTTTAGTAATTGAGTGTTTATGAGGGACTGTGCTGCaggtgtgcatgtgtgtatactACTGCCTAATGGgtagaaatgcatataaaagaGGAAGCACTTATAATCAAGAAGAAATAACAGAAGGTCTTTAAAGTGGCCTCATAAATCTCTCCATCAAGAGCTCAAGACATTGATTAGGGTACATGAAGAATGCCTGCTAGAGCCACTTGGACCATCGGGCCATACTTTCGTGAAAATCCTCATTTCCGTCTGCCAACAGACTAATGAGTGGCACAGCAATTGGCGCTGAACATCAAACCATGCGTGCCGAGTTCAGGAAGTTTGTTTGGGCAGAGTTAAACCATTCCTGTGAGACGTACTTTGTGCTGGAGGAATACGAAGTAAAATATGGACACAGAGAAGTGGAAAAAGGGCATCCTCccagacaaaagcaaaaacaaaagcaggggaaaagcacattaaaatctGCCCTTTTATTCGACCCCATGCAACCCCACCCTTGTGAAGCGCTCGTATTTTGTTCCGTTTCGCTCCCAGAGCAGAGTTCTGAGAAACGTCCGGGTGGGGTTCAAGCAAGCTGAATTCCTCCTGTTTTAAAGTCTTCAAGACACAGATTTACAGTGTTTATAATGCAAACCTATTTGTTTGTCtatggtggtgtgtgtgtgtgtgtgtgttgcacatAGGGGAAGCACATAACCTCAGTCACTGTTGATATGCACGATGGGATCTtttgttttgagaaaacaaagaaaaaagatgaTCATACATCACAGAAAAGTCCTTTCTgtgatttaaagggacagttcaaccaaaaattcttttaatatttattcatctttatgtTACCTGAAGCACTCTTTcatctgtggaacataaaatagggatggttcacccaaaaatgaaacgtCTGTCCTTAATTACTGACCCTCATGTCTTTCATTTTATCCTACAATCATCAAGGTAGAAACatagtaaggacatcattaaaataatccatgtgacgtCAGTGTTTCAACTATCATTTTTC
Proteins encoded in this region:
- the sesn1 gene encoding sestrin-1 isoform X1 yields the protein MDVRDAAGRWDALGSRDSSSRHAAMELIHQEVMKRIETMGPIPDPQSSSHPAMDDSLSIDVNALLAHVLMLSKRCPYEDIRKKCICLLQKVQDVGVRIPRPVGNGPSRFIPEKEILQFSKLDERIQSIFEDAFAMLGRLDNISFVMGFHPQYLESFLKTQHYLLQMDGPLSLHCRHYIGIMAAARHQCTYLVNLHVNDFLQVGGDPKWLNGLEEAPQKLQALGELNKILAHRPWLLTKEHIERLLKAEEHSWSLAELIHVVVLLTLYHSLASFTFGCGINPDIHADGGHTFRPPSVSGYCVCDIANGNGALEEMFGNQQMSELSGEVEVLMEKMKQLQECHDEEEASQEEMATRFEREKTESMLVVTSEDEECVPSRDVSRHFEDPSYGYKDFYRRGEHVPTLRVQDYSWEDHGFSLVNRLYPDFGQLLDEKFQIAFNLTYNTMATHQGVDTSMLRRAIWNYIHCMFGIRYDDYDYGEINQLLDRSFKVYIKTMVRTPEKITKRMYDSFWRQFQHSEKVHVNLLLMEARMQAELLYALRAITRYMT
- the sesn1 gene encoding sestrin-1 isoform X2, encoding MRHASASNETMENSSLTMTDLFKICTHCERLSKKDVGVRIPRPVGNGPSRFIPEKEILQFSKLDERIQSIFEDAFAMLGRLDNISFVMGFHPQYLESFLKTQHYLLQMDGPLSLHCRHYIGIMAAARHQCTYLVNLHVNDFLQVGGDPKWLNGLEEAPQKLQALGELNKILAHRPWLLTKEHIERLLKAEEHSWSLAELIHVVVLLTLYHSLASFTFGCGINPDIHADGGHTFRPPSVSGYCVCDIANGNGALEEMFGNQQMSELSGEVEVLMEKMKQLQECHDEEEASQEEMATRFEREKTESMLVVTSEDEECVPSRDVSRHFEDPSYGYKDFYRRGEHVPTLRVQDYSWEDHGFSLVNRLYPDFGQLLDEKFQIAFNLTYNTMATHQGVDTSMLRRAIWNYIHCMFGIRYDDYDYGEINQLLDRSFKVYIKTMVRTPEKITKRMYDSFWRQFQHSEKVHVNLLLMEARMQAELLYALRAITRYMT